One genomic window of Triplophysa rosa linkage group LG11, Trosa_1v2, whole genome shotgun sequence includes the following:
- the LOC130561554 gene encoding nuclear body protein SP140-like protein, which yields MKRNSFKSSRAAPTTSRAADRARETKSRKKRFPSSSESERKYNGHHEDNGNNNKEDEIDMTFQGPTLPVTCGSLFGILHKRRFATGFCGKCIRTEDFWLTPEEFVRLSKQDGAWKKDIVTHGRPLGKLIMEKVLELHALNCECDVCLKLDQDTNDDVCNMCDSEEDLVCCDECPRAFHPHCHLPAVDEDSGGQWCCTFCRMKKVKGSTQKTRQDVLNSPLSQYRLHCQYLLLHLLHEVSVNKDMCETQGVKQDLQNDTYQTVGEFVTDIEHIFQHCTSVGDDDLSRMQRLFKREFETIFNHL from the exons ATGAAG AGGAATTCTTTTAAATCCTCACGTGCTGCTCCTACAACCTCACGTGCTGCTGACAGAGCCAGAGAAACAAAG TCCAGGAAAAAGCGGTTTCCCTCCAGCTCTG aatcagaaagaaagTATAATGGCCACCATGAGGACAAtggcaacaacaacaaagaggATGAAATTGACATGACGTTTCAGGGTCCCACCCTACCTGTTACCTGTGGATCTCTATTTGGCATTCTACACAAAAGACGCTTTGCCACAG GGTTTTGTGGGAAATGCATAAGAACTGAGGATTTCTGGCTGACCCCTGAAGAATTCGTCAGATTGAGCAAACAAGATGGAGCATGGAAAAAAGACATCGTGACCCATGGAAGGCCGCTCGGAAAACTTATAATG GAAAAGGTTTTGGAACTACATGCACTGAACTGTGAATGTGATGTCTGTCTAAAACTGGATCAAGACACA AATGATGATGTGTGTAACATGTGTGACTCTGAAGAAGATCTGGTGTGCTGTGATGAGTGTCCACGAGCTTTTCATCCACACTGTCACCTGCCAGCTGTAGACGAAGACTccgg AGGTCAATGGTGCTGTACATTTTGCAGGATGAAGAAAGTTAAGGGGTCTACTCAAAAGACACGGCAGGATGTTTTGAACAGTCCACTTTCTCAATACAGACTG caCTGCCAGTATCTGCTGTTACACCTGCTACACGAA GTTTCTGTCAATAAGGACATGTGTGAAACTCAAGGCGTGAAGCAGGATTTGCAGAATGACACTTATCAAACAGTGGGAGAGTTTGTCACAGATATTGAACACATTTTTCAACATTGCACATCCGTAGGG GATGATGACTTGAGTAGAATgcagcgtttgtttaagagggAGTTTGAAACCATCTTTAACCATCTTTAA